In a genomic window of Dyadobacter fermentans DSM 18053:
- a CDS encoding alpha/beta hydrolase, whose product MKIICTIALAALLAIPALAQTGKVLDNLSVPSKLLKSDRKYAIYLPPDYGTSERSYPVMYLLHGAGDDHTGWVQFGEVLHIADKAISEGKATPMIIVMPDANTGRRGYFNDVKGDWNYEDFFFTELMPHVEKKFRIKSEKRFRAIAGLSMGGGGSFMYALHHPELFSSACPLSASTGPITLDDARKNLLRNNPNIADSTAERYYNRHSALALINNMPDDQKKAVRWYIDCGDDDFLYEGNSLVHIALRKKEIPHEFRIREGGHTWTYWRESLPEVLGFVSKAFHQY is encoded by the coding sequence ATGAAGATCATCTGTACGATTGCATTGGCTGCGTTGCTGGCCATTCCTGCGCTTGCGCAAACGGGCAAGGTGCTCGATAACCTGTCGGTACCTTCCAAACTGCTTAAATCCGACCGCAAATACGCCATCTACCTGCCGCCCGACTACGGCACCTCCGAGCGGAGTTACCCGGTGATGTACCTCCTCCACGGTGCCGGCGACGACCATACCGGCTGGGTGCAGTTCGGCGAAGTGCTGCACATCGCCGACAAGGCGATCAGCGAGGGTAAAGCCACCCCGATGATCATCGTCATGCCCGATGCGAATACGGGTAGGAGGGGGTATTTCAATGATGTAAAAGGCGACTGGAACTACGAGGACTTCTTTTTTACCGAGCTGATGCCGCATGTCGAAAAGAAATTCCGGATCAAAAGCGAAAAGCGGTTCAGGGCCATTGCCGGGCTTTCGATGGGCGGCGGCGGCAGTTTTATGTACGCATTGCACCACCCGGAACTGTTTTCTTCCGCATGCCCGCTCAGCGCCTCCACAGGACCGATTACGCTCGACGATGCCAGGAAGAACCTGCTGAGAAACAATCCCAATATCGCCGACTCGACCGCCGAGCGCTATTACAACCGCCACAGCGCCCTGGCGCTGATCAACAACATGCCCGACGACCAGAAAAAGGCCGTGCGCTGGTACATCGACTGCGGTGACGATGACTTTTTGTATGAAGGCAACAGCCTCGTGCACATTGCATTACGCAAAAAGGAGATCCCGCACGAGTTCCGCATACGCGAAGGCGGGCACACCTGGACCTACTGGCGCGAGTCGTTGCCGGAAGTGCTGGGCTTCGTTTCCAAAGCATTCCATCAGTATTAA
- a CDS encoding PAS domain-containing sensor histidine kinase, producing MTDTLNARKDDLLLAIERFKLVAKATHDVIWDWDLERGTLWWNEGMQEIFGYRPEEVEGGPNSWFDRIHPDDQDEVIKKIYEVINQGESNWSDFYRFRRADGSYAHVHDRGYTIQINGKPVRMVGSMMDISRQLRSDRAREESEESLKFAIQAAQLGTWNLNPIDRTALFNDRCKELYGYPAEADMYYERLVQFVHPADRSRVIDAIERALDPLQRTPYDVRYRVNGATDRKLRWLHCTGQAYFDQEGTPYRFSGISREITSEVTSQEKIAWADQQAAMTIEGSGAGSFMVTLATNEIIYSPTMAHIITGSENANMTRELLLESLHPEDVGIRNNAYAEAEASGELRYEARFVWNDGSVHWVRVLGRYLYDSTGEAISLSGIVMDITDRIESEQRLKVNEEHLRTLIEQAPVATALFVGKDMVIDIPNEAMLKVWGKGRSVIGKPLRDALPELEGQPFHAILDRIYQSGEAHSEQGARADLVVDGRLQTFYYDYTYKPLKNSRGEVYAILDMAVDVTEQVISRQELERSEERYRQLASELERRVRQRTDELHQANIELVNSNNNLQQFAYAASHDMQEPLRKIQSFGSRLLSTYSDKLDDNGKYMLNRIQDASKRMSAMIDDLLAYSRLTTREGEFTPVELGEIVTSVLADLEISIQEQKTEVIVEEMPVVWGNGAQLTQLIQNLVSNAVKYRLPEQHSTIRIAYRDVDAAEKETLPKLLPDHHYIRLEVSDNGIGFDEIYLDRIFQMFQRLHGRSEFSGSGIGLALCKKVVQNHHGYITAKSQPGRGATFIVYLPQPL from the coding sequence ATGACTGATACCCTTAATGCGCGTAAGGACGATCTGCTGCTGGCGATCGAGCGGTTTAAACTTGTGGCAAAAGCTACCCATGACGTAATCTGGGATTGGGACCTGGAAAGGGGCACCTTGTGGTGGAATGAGGGTATGCAGGAAATTTTCGGGTACCGCCCCGAAGAAGTCGAAGGCGGGCCCAACTCGTGGTTTGACCGTATCCATCCCGACGACCAGGATGAGGTTATCAAAAAAATCTACGAGGTAATCAACCAGGGAGAGAGCAACTGGTCGGATTTTTACCGGTTCCGACGTGCCGACGGCTCGTACGCGCACGTGCACGACCGCGGCTACACGATCCAGATCAACGGAAAGCCGGTGCGGATGGTCGGTTCGATGATGGACATTTCCCGGCAGCTGCGGTCCGACAGAGCCCGGGAAGAGAGTGAAGAAAGCCTAAAATTCGCCATCCAGGCCGCCCAGCTCGGCACCTGGAACCTCAATCCGATCGACCGGACGGCGCTTTTCAACGACCGCTGCAAGGAGCTCTACGGCTACCCGGCCGAGGCGGACATGTATTACGAGCGCCTGGTGCAATTTGTGCACCCCGCCGACCGCAGCCGGGTGATCGACGCGATCGAGCGGGCGCTAGACCCTTTGCAGCGCACGCCCTACGATGTGCGATACCGGGTTAACGGCGCCACAGACCGCAAACTTCGCTGGCTGCATTGCACCGGCCAGGCGTATTTCGATCAGGAAGGTACGCCGTACCGGTTTTCAGGCATTTCGCGTGAAATAACTTCCGAAGTCACCAGCCAGGAAAAAATCGCCTGGGCCGACCAGCAGGCCGCGATGACTATTGAAGGATCGGGCGCCGGTTCATTTATGGTTACGCTGGCCACGAACGAGATCATTTACTCGCCTACTATGGCGCATATCATCACCGGCAGCGAAAATGCGAACATGACGCGCGAACTGCTGCTGGAAAGCCTCCACCCGGAAGATGTAGGTATCCGGAACAATGCGTATGCCGAGGCCGAAGCGAGCGGTGAATTGCGCTACGAGGCGCGGTTTGTCTGGAACGACGGCTCCGTGCATTGGGTGCGCGTGCTGGGCCGCTATCTCTACGACAGCACGGGCGAGGCCATTTCGCTATCCGGCATCGTGATGGACATTACGGACCGGATCGAATCGGAACAGCGGCTGAAAGTGAATGAAGAGCATTTGCGGACGCTCATTGAACAGGCACCGGTAGCGACGGCATTATTTGTTGGAAAAGATATGGTGATCGACATCCCCAACGAGGCGATGCTGAAAGTTTGGGGAAAAGGGCGGTCGGTGATCGGCAAACCGCTGCGCGACGCACTGCCCGAGCTCGAAGGCCAGCCATTCCACGCGATCCTTGACCGGATTTACCAGTCGGGAGAGGCGCATTCCGAGCAAGGTGCACGGGCCGACCTGGTAGTCGACGGCCGGCTGCAAACGTTTTATTACGACTATACTTACAAACCCCTCAAAAACTCGCGCGGGGAAGTGTACGCGATCCTCGACATGGCCGTAGACGTTACCGAGCAGGTGATTTCACGCCAGGAACTGGAACGAAGCGAAGAGCGCTACCGCCAGCTTGCCAGCGAGCTCGAAAGGCGCGTCCGCCAGCGTACGGACGAGCTGCACCAGGCCAACATCGAGCTGGTGAATTCAAATAATAACCTGCAACAATTTGCCTACGCCGCGAGCCACGATATGCAGGAACCGCTGCGCAAAATCCAGTCGTTCGGCTCCCGGTTGCTCTCGACCTATTCCGATAAGCTCGACGACAATGGCAAATACATGCTCAACCGCATTCAGGACGCTTCCAAAAGAATGTCGGCGATGATCGACGACCTGCTGGCCTACTCACGGCTTACCACTCGCGAAGGTGAATTTACGCCGGTAGAGCTTGGAGAAATCGTTACATCGGTCCTGGCCGACCTCGAAATTTCCATTCAGGAACAAAAAACGGAAGTAATCGTAGAAGAAATGCCGGTAGTATGGGGCAATGGCGCGCAGCTGACGCAGCTGATCCAGAACCTCGTGAGCAATGCCGTCAAATACCGTCTTCCCGAGCAGCATTCGACGATCCGCATTGCCTACCGCGATGTGGACGCGGCCGAAAAAGAAACGCTGCCCAAGCTCCTGCCCGACCACCACTACATTCGCCTCGAAGTAAGCGACAACGGGATCGGTTTCGACGAGATTTACCTCGACCGCATTTTCCAGATGTTCCAGCGGCTGCACGGGCGCAGCGAGTTTTCGGGATCGGGCATTGGGCTGGCATTGTGTAAAAAGGTGGTTCAGAACCACCATGGCTACATTACCGCCAAAAGCCAGCCGGGCCGAGGCGCCACTTTTATCGTATACCTGCCGCAACCGCTTTGA
- a CDS encoding DinB family protein, giving the protein MHAEQRKKLINELTDLIRGGNAHVTLEEAITGVPAHLRTVIPDNLPYSIWQLLEHIRIAQKDIVDFSISKDYKTLIWPDEYWPQPTDNVSDEQWEDSVAEINDDQRRFFDLLRDESKDLFSPLPWGSGQNIVREAMLIADHNSYHIAEIIVARRLLGIWK; this is encoded by the coding sequence ATGCACGCCGAGCAGCGAAAAAAACTGATTAATGAATTGACCGACCTCATCCGGGGCGGAAACGCACACGTCACACTGGAAGAAGCCATCACCGGCGTTCCCGCGCATTTGCGCACCGTCATTCCCGACAACCTGCCGTACAGCATCTGGCAACTGCTGGAACACATCCGCATTGCCCAGAAGGACATCGTCGATTTCTCGATCTCGAAGGATTACAAAACGCTCATCTGGCCGGACGAATACTGGCCACAGCCGACCGATAATGTGAGCGACGAGCAATGGGAAGACAGCGTTGCGGAAATCAACGACGACCAGCGCCGGTTTTTCGACCTGCTGCGCGACGAGTCGAAAGACCTTTTCAGTCCGTTGCCATGGGGAAGCGGGCAGAATATCGTGCGCGAAGCAATGCTGATCGCCGATCACAATTCCTACCACATTGCCGAGATCATCGTAGCGCGGAGGCTGCTGGGGATCTGGAAATAA
- a CDS encoding sugar phosphate isomerase/epimerase family protein: MNRRDALSSIAAVGAAGIVPAEAARAKVQPFIYSLNMSTLRGQKLGFRKELEMAAKAGYGSVEIWISTLQDYLKGGGTLQEARRIITDLGLKVEDAIGFATWIVDDEAARAKALDQLKGEMEQLAAIGCPRVAAPPMGATTGPSLDLARVAERYRAILELGDKTGVVPHLELWGFSKNLSRVGEILYVAVESGHPSARLLMDVYHLHKGGSGMDAIKDVGKPLIEIFHVNDYPKTPPRESITDADRVYVGDGIAPWKNVVQSLKNPDKPIILSFEVFNKDYWAQDALQVAKTSLAKMKKIVEAAV, encoded by the coding sequence ATGAACCGCCGAGACGCATTATCTTCGATCGCTGCCGTGGGCGCAGCGGGCATTGTTCCCGCCGAAGCCGCCAGGGCCAAAGTACAGCCATTTATTTACTCCCTCAATATGAGCACCCTGCGCGGCCAGAAACTGGGCTTCCGCAAGGAACTGGAAATGGCCGCGAAGGCAGGTTATGGTTCGGTCGAGATATGGATCAGCACTTTGCAGGATTATCTCAAAGGCGGCGGTACATTGCAGGAAGCCAGGCGGATTATCACTGACCTGGGCCTGAAAGTGGAGGATGCCATTGGTTTCGCGACCTGGATCGTCGACGACGAGGCCGCACGCGCGAAGGCATTGGACCAGCTGAAAGGTGAAATGGAGCAACTTGCGGCCATCGGCTGCCCGCGCGTAGCCGCACCGCCCATGGGCGCAACAACCGGCCCGTCGCTGGACCTGGCCCGGGTAGCCGAACGCTACCGGGCGATCCTCGAACTGGGCGACAAAACCGGCGTGGTACCGCATTTGGAACTGTGGGGTTTTTCCAAAAACCTGAGCCGCGTGGGTGAAATCCTGTACGTGGCCGTGGAATCGGGGCACCCATCGGCCCGCTTGCTCATGGATGTGTACCATTTGCACAAAGGTGGCTCAGGAATGGATGCGATTAAAGATGTAGGCAAGCCTCTCATCGAGATTTTCCACGTGAACGATTATCCCAAAACGCCGCCGCGGGAATCCATCACCGACGCTGATCGGGTGTATGTGGGCGACGGCATTGCGCCCTGGAAGAATGTGGTGCAGAGTCTTAAAAATCCGGATAAGCCCATTATCCTGTCATTCGAAGTATTCAACAAAGACTACTGGGCGCAGGACGCATTGCAGGTGGCGAAGACGAGCCTCGCGAAGATGAAGAAAATCGTGGAAGCGGCGGTTTGA
- a CDS encoding phosphotransferase, with protein sequence MNVFPVSNSNLSPFHLGQFIQKHYFPGQDVECSILKTGISDTYLVTTPENPYIFRVYSHQWRTRTEIAEELRLLTHLRKHGIAVSYPIADLANTWIQSFQAPEGERFAVLFSYAEGKKVLNFDAETHFRVGELMAQMHLLTKDFALQRVTYSEKELLIDSLAQVGRFLPADTEEMQYMQKIQKYLIGELQNASQSDLRKGAVHLDLWFDNMNVASDGGITFFDFDFCGNGWLCLDMAYYMLQIHSTEKEDAERELKTAQFMLGYESVTPVSNEEKRLIPILGICLYFFYLGIQSQRYDNWSNVFLNEIYLKRFINLLLKKYFDYHQLGEPAASRDLH encoded by the coding sequence ATGAACGTCTTTCCGGTTTCCAATTCCAATCTTTCGCCCTTTCACCTCGGCCAGTTTATTCAAAAACACTATTTCCCCGGCCAGGATGTGGAATGCAGCATATTAAAAACCGGCATCAGCGACACTTACCTGGTTACGACGCCTGAAAACCCCTACATTTTCCGGGTATACAGCCATCAGTGGCGCACACGCACCGAGATCGCGGAAGAACTGCGGCTTTTGACACACCTCCGCAAGCACGGCATTGCCGTTTCCTACCCCATTGCGGACCTTGCAAACACCTGGATACAAAGCTTTCAAGCGCCCGAGGGCGAGCGTTTCGCGGTGTTATTCTCCTATGCGGAAGGTAAAAAAGTGCTCAATTTTGATGCTGAAACGCATTTCCGGGTGGGCGAACTGATGGCGCAAATGCATTTACTGACAAAAGATTTTGCGCTGCAACGCGTCACCTATTCCGAAAAGGAGCTGCTCATCGACTCCCTCGCGCAGGTCGGCCGCTTCCTGCCCGCCGACACCGAGGAGATGCAATACATGCAAAAAATACAGAAATACCTGATCGGCGAACTGCAAAATGCCAGCCAAAGCGACCTGCGCAAAGGCGCCGTGCACCTCGACCTTTGGTTCGACAACATGAATGTGGCTTCCGACGGCGGGATTACCTTCTTCGATTTCGATTTCTGCGGAAATGGCTGGCTTTGTCTGGATATGGCCTATTATATGCTACAAATCCATTCTACGGAAAAGGAAGATGCCGAACGCGAGCTCAAAACCGCGCAATTTATGCTCGGTTATGAGTCCGTTACGCCGGTAAGTAATGAGGAAAAACGGCTGATCCCGATATTGGGCATTTGCCTGTATTTCTTCTACCTGGGCATTCAGTCGCAGCGGTACGATAACTGGTCGAATGTGTTTCTGAATGAGATTTACCTCAAAAGGTTTATTAACCTGCTCCTCAAAAAATACTTCGACTATCACCAGCTTGGCGAACCCGCAGCCTCCCGCGATCTGCATTGA
- a CDS encoding Gfo/Idh/MocA family protein — translation MKPDRRNFIKNVTAASALLATESFAKPFHIIKDLKKISPNDKIRFATIGMGIQGHSDTKAALRSSQDVEFVAAADLYDGRLTRVKELYGKDIFTTRDYRQILERKDIDAVLVVTPDHWHDHITKASLQAGKHVYCEKPMVHHINEGISVIDAWKKSGKTMQVGSQRISSASFKEAKRLFQAGEIGEINYVESNNDRFNAIGAWNYSIPTDASPSTVDWDAYLGDAPKRPFDAKRFFRWRNYQDYGTGVGGDLFVHLITGVHFVTNSLGPERVMSSGELSYWNDGRDVPDVLVSILDYPKTDIHANFQMVLRVNFANAGAIANNTRIIGTEGQIEFTENNLVLTKKKLPKAPGMGGYDSFNTFSEAQQKEFKKQYDAQYPEDTRKAEPVKEVRFVAPKEDDAHANHFKDFFENVKKGSLGTIEDPVFGFRAAAPVLACNESYFSKKIIHWDPVAMKTKKK, via the coding sequence ATGAAGCCTGATCGCCGCAATTTTATTAAAAATGTAACAGCCGCGTCTGCACTGTTAGCCACGGAAAGTTTTGCCAAACCTTTTCACATTATCAAAGACCTCAAAAAAATCAGTCCTAACGACAAGATCCGCTTCGCGACAATCGGCATGGGTATCCAGGGGCACAGCGACACCAAGGCCGCATTGCGCAGCTCGCAGGACGTGGAGTTCGTAGCCGCCGCCGACCTGTACGACGGCCGCCTTACCCGTGTGAAGGAGCTTTACGGAAAAGACATTTTCACCACCCGCGACTACCGCCAGATCCTCGAACGGAAGGATATCGACGCGGTGCTCGTGGTAACCCCCGACCATTGGCACGACCACATCACTAAAGCCTCATTGCAGGCCGGCAAACATGTATACTGCGAAAAGCCGATGGTGCACCATATCAACGAAGGAATTTCGGTGATCGACGCCTGGAAAAAGTCGGGCAAAACGATGCAGGTCGGCAGCCAGCGGATCAGCTCGGCGTCTTTCAAGGAGGCCAAGCGGCTGTTCCAGGCTGGGGAAATCGGTGAAATCAATTATGTGGAATCGAACAATGACCGTTTCAATGCCATCGGCGCATGGAACTACTCCATTCCCACCGATGCCTCGCCCAGCACCGTCGACTGGGATGCCTACCTGGGCGACGCCCCCAAGCGCCCGTTTGATGCGAAACGTTTTTTTCGGTGGAGAAATTACCAGGATTACGGTACCGGGGTCGGCGGCGATCTTTTTGTGCACCTCATCACAGGCGTGCATTTCGTCACCAACTCGCTCGGGCCGGAACGTGTAATGTCTTCCGGCGAGCTGAGCTATTGGAATGATGGCCGCGATGTGCCCGACGTGCTGGTATCCATCCTCGACTACCCGAAAACGGACATTCACGCCAACTTCCAGATGGTACTCCGCGTGAACTTCGCCAATGCAGGTGCCATTGCAAATAACACCCGCATTATCGGCACCGAGGGACAGATCGAATTTACTGAGAACAACCTGGTGCTTACCAAGAAAAAACTGCCGAAAGCGCCCGGAATGGGCGGTTACGATAGCTTTAACACATTCTCGGAAGCGCAGCAGAAGGAGTTCAAAAAGCAATACGACGCGCAATACCCGGAAGACACCCGAAAAGCGGAGCCTGTCAAAGAAGTGCGGTTTGTAGCGCCGAAAGAGGACGATGCACACGCCAACCATTTCAAAGACTTCTTTGAAAATGTGAAAAAAGGAAGCCTGGGGACGATTGAAGACCCTGTGTTCGGTTTCAGGGCCGCGGCGCCGGTACTCGCTTGCAACGAAAGCTATTTCAGTAAAAAAATCATCCATTGGGACCCGGTGGCGATGAAAACGAAGAAAAAATAA
- a CDS encoding 3-keto-disaccharide hydrolase translates to MRKLPFYFTCAATLAFAGCIMIAPGKPVALFDGRTFNGWEGDTVKTWKIENGSIAGGSLEETVPHNEFLCTRKEYGNFILKVKFKLTGHEGFINTGVQFHSVRLANPAYEMTGYQADLGDKYWASLYDESRRNKTLIAPGSALVEKLVKRNDWNNYEIHSKNGHIQLFLNGTKTIDYQEPDKSIPQKGLIGLQIHGGGKAKVYYKDIVIEEL, encoded by the coding sequence ATGAGAAAGCTTCCGTTCTATTTCACCTGCGCCGCAACGCTCGCATTTGCGGGCTGCATTATGATTGCCCCCGGTAAGCCGGTAGCGCTCTTCGACGGCCGGACTTTCAACGGATGGGAAGGCGACACGGTGAAAACCTGGAAGATCGAGAATGGAAGCATTGCCGGTGGCTCATTGGAAGAGACCGTTCCGCATAACGAGTTCCTGTGTACGCGGAAAGAATATGGCAATTTTATTCTCAAAGTAAAATTCAAACTTACCGGCCACGAGGGCTTCATCAACACCGGCGTGCAGTTCCACAGCGTGCGGCTCGCCAACCCGGCCTACGAAATGACCGGCTACCAGGCCGACCTCGGTGACAAATACTGGGCAAGCCTTTACGATGAATCGAGGCGGAATAAAACGCTGATCGCCCCGGGTTCCGCATTGGTGGAAAAACTCGTGAAGCGGAATGACTGGAATAATTACGAAATCCACAGCAAGAACGGCCATATCCAGCTATTCCTGAACGGGACAAAAACCATCGATTACCAGGAGCCCGATAAATCCATTCCTCAGAAAGGCCTCATAGGACTGCAAATCCACGGCGGCGGGAAAGCCAAGGTGTATTACAAAGATATTGTGATCGAAGAATTGTAA
- a CDS encoding SDR family NAD(P)-dependent oxidoreductase, whose translation MVQDVLPGIRQFDLRGKVAIVTGGSKGLGLAMAAGLASAGCDMLLVNRSAVDGERSAAELCISFGTRVLSYAADITSEPEVNAMVAFALESFGKIDILINSAGINIRGPIDELAVPDFKLVMDVNVTGTWLACRAVVPHMKKQQSGRIINLASTLGLVGLANRTPYTASKGAVVQMTRALALELAPFNIMVNAICPGPFLTEMNIPIAESEDARNIILGATALRRWGHLREIQGAAIFLASDAASYMVGSVLAVDGGWTAR comes from the coding sequence ATGGTGCAGGACGTTCTGCCTGGCATCAGGCAATTTGACCTCAGGGGGAAGGTCGCTATCGTCACGGGAGGTTCCAAGGGCCTCGGGCTGGCGATGGCGGCCGGACTGGCATCGGCGGGCTGCGACATGCTGCTGGTCAACAGAAGTGCCGTGGACGGCGAGCGCAGTGCGGCGGAGCTTTGCATTTCGTTTGGTACCCGCGTGCTCTCTTACGCAGCCGACATTACATCGGAGCCGGAAGTGAATGCGATGGTGGCATTTGCGCTTGAAAGTTTCGGGAAAATCGATATCCTCATCAACAGCGCCGGGATCAATATCCGCGGGCCCATTGATGAACTCGCGGTGCCGGATTTCAAACTGGTGATGGACGTTAACGTAACCGGAACCTGGCTGGCCTGCCGGGCAGTGGTGCCGCACATGAAAAAGCAGCAAAGCGGGCGCATTATCAACCTCGCAAGCACGCTAGGGCTCGTAGGGCTTGCCAACCGAACGCCCTACACGGCCAGCAAAGGGGCGGTAGTGCAAATGACCCGCGCATTGGCACTCGAACTCGCGCCATTCAACATTATGGTGAATGCGATCTGCCCCGGCCCCTTCCTTACTGAAATGAACATCCCCATCGCAGAAAGCGAAGATGCGCGCAATATCATCCTGGGCGCAACGGCGCTCCGCCGCTGGGGACATCTGCGAGAAATCCAGGGCGCCGCTATTTTTCTCGCCAGCGATGCGGCTAGTTATATGGTCGGATCGGTGCTCGCGGTGGATGGCGGCTGGACGGCTCGTTAA
- a CDS encoding GNAT family N-acetyltransferase produces the protein MAEIKFKLDNRRRGEFYVEEDGKQVGEMVIGLSETTLTVYHTEVDPAMEGRGLARKMLDAMVAYARENGLQVMPLCEYVHGQFRRHPEDFADVWQK, from the coding sequence ATGGCAGAGATCAAATTCAAACTCGATAACCGCCGCCGCGGGGAATTTTATGTGGAAGAAGACGGCAAGCAGGTGGGCGAAATGGTGATCGGGCTGAGTGAAACGACCCTTACGGTATACCACACCGAAGTAGACCCTGCGATGGAAGGCCGCGGGCTTGCACGCAAAATGCTGGATGCGATGGTGGCCTACGCGCGCGAGAACGGATTGCAGGTTATGCCGCTGTGCGAATATGTGCACGGGCAATTCCGCCGCCATCCCGAAGATTTCGCGGACGTTTGGCAAAAATAA